A stretch of the Mycobacteroides immunogenum genome encodes the following:
- a CDS encoding phage/plasmid primase, P4 family, with the protein MTTVTVDLPAQPLNDKDREALIAGAACTQEFLTANEHLVRSVETSIDLRLGSDRNPWEHLKSRPQGLLFVWHPLDGSEPRYQFRSDSPADGEGKYQFEPSPRHANHGLVRSGSDDGSVALVEGSKKALAVSSVLESEGDEATWVIALPGCSAWSTGDWSPDISLVQLVEGRRVLICMDADASTNLSVYTGAERLGSALSNADSIKYIQVPGGGKTGIDDYLTVLPVEKRAASWQRLVDKATSRPAQHRPDKRKADSAPKKSLAQQQAELAESVEQAYNFVAGRVKLPPRLDGGVWLRDGGGLDADMLVRVVAESDIAPIALAADGTVAVYRRGVYDTSESGFPALVSTLLGAHFTTGHLANANAKAQAMLHAAGLRLPDLAPDQMVNCKNGMLDLKTLILHPHDPKYLSARQIPVDWNPAATAPHYEDWLADRVGPFQVELVEEVISQFLDPSLTPARALFLFGPSRSGKSTMLRLAEKLAGGEQYVSGLTLQQLSDNQFAAAELYGCAINVCPDLPKDHVNDLSVFKRVTGDDKITANRKYGKMFHFRANSLFLFSANTIPTISVAEGDAYFARTMPAAFPKSYKNKENPEIEKRLLTELPGILARWARARQRHINSGYQWQEAHPAVKAHFESSSDRVAQFVAQCCTVGVRSMAKAVGGTSVVRRERGPGMSVEDSWLVGEPLPIKSLFKAFDTFRTGEGQSGGMNLKTFRGRIETLPGVRLDARNVAGARVSNIAVKPQEEWGGSADTYGTLIPLLFPNDDGGDDSDTPCNVTPIRGDVAVTPPPPPLDDDGDEDDGDADPRGGGTPPPAPAPKPTPAAPTPAAKGKPKAAPTVGSAVDELLHKLGPEAKFRPFVLESLIERAESEARAHGGEPAVEELRSRVTKLRAELDERLARTNIWGITSRSDYRTQGDVTGRD; encoded by the coding sequence ATGACCACTGTAACAGTGGATTTGCCAGCCCAGCCGCTCAATGACAAAGACCGTGAGGCCCTGATCGCGGGCGCGGCGTGCACCCAGGAGTTCCTTACCGCGAACGAGCATTTGGTGCGCTCCGTGGAGACCAGCATCGACTTGCGGCTTGGCTCTGACCGGAACCCCTGGGAACACCTGAAGTCCCGTCCGCAGGGACTGTTGTTCGTGTGGCACCCGCTCGACGGCTCCGAACCTCGCTACCAGTTCCGGTCAGACAGCCCCGCTGACGGCGAAGGCAAGTACCAGTTCGAGCCATCTCCTCGGCATGCGAACCACGGCCTCGTACGTTCGGGCTCTGACGACGGCTCCGTGGCGCTCGTGGAGGGCTCCAAGAAAGCATTGGCGGTCTCTTCGGTGCTGGAATCCGAAGGCGACGAGGCCACGTGGGTCATCGCCCTTCCGGGGTGCTCGGCGTGGTCCACGGGTGACTGGTCGCCGGACATCTCGCTCGTGCAGTTGGTCGAAGGGCGACGAGTCCTGATCTGCATGGACGCCGACGCCTCAACGAATCTCTCCGTCTACACGGGTGCTGAGCGCCTGGGCAGCGCCTTGTCGAACGCGGACAGCATCAAGTACATCCAAGTACCTGGCGGCGGCAAGACTGGCATTGATGATTACTTGACCGTCTTGCCTGTTGAGAAGCGAGCTGCCTCGTGGCAGCGCCTGGTGGACAAGGCCACGAGCAGGCCCGCGCAGCACCGTCCGGACAAGAGGAAGGCCGACTCGGCACCGAAGAAGAGTCTCGCGCAGCAGCAGGCCGAATTGGCCGAATCTGTTGAGCAGGCATACAACTTCGTTGCCGGACGGGTGAAGCTGCCTCCCCGCTTGGACGGTGGTGTGTGGCTGCGCGACGGCGGTGGCCTGGACGCCGACATGCTTGTGCGAGTCGTCGCGGAGTCGGACATCGCGCCGATTGCCCTGGCTGCTGATGGCACCGTGGCCGTTTACCGGCGAGGCGTATATGACACGTCCGAGTCTGGATTCCCTGCGTTGGTGAGCACCCTGCTCGGTGCGCACTTCACCACCGGGCACCTGGCGAATGCGAACGCCAAGGCTCAAGCCATGTTGCACGCCGCTGGGTTACGGCTGCCTGATCTCGCGCCCGACCAGATGGTGAACTGCAAGAACGGCATGCTGGACTTGAAGACCCTAATCCTGCACCCGCACGACCCGAAGTATCTGAGTGCCCGCCAGATTCCAGTGGACTGGAACCCCGCCGCGACGGCTCCCCACTACGAGGACTGGCTCGCAGACCGTGTGGGGCCATTCCAAGTCGAGTTGGTGGAAGAGGTCATCAGCCAGTTCTTGGACCCGAGCTTGACCCCGGCACGGGCGCTGTTCTTGTTCGGCCCATCAAGGTCGGGCAAGTCCACGATGCTGCGCCTCGCGGAGAAGCTCGCTGGCGGCGAACAGTACGTCTCCGGGTTGACATTGCAGCAGCTGTCCGACAATCAATTTGCCGCAGCCGAGCTGTATGGCTGTGCCATCAACGTGTGCCCGGACCTTCCCAAAGACCACGTGAACGATCTGTCCGTCTTCAAGCGCGTGACGGGCGACGACAAAATCACGGCCAACCGTAAGTACGGGAAAATGTTCCATTTCCGGGCGAACTCACTGTTCCTGTTCTCGGCCAACACGATTCCCACCATCAGCGTGGCGGAAGGTGACGCTTATTTTGCGCGCACCATGCCCGCCGCGTTCCCCAAGTCCTACAAGAACAAGGAGAACCCGGAAATCGAGAAGCGGCTCCTCACAGAGCTGCCGGGGATCCTCGCGCGCTGGGCCAGGGCTCGCCAGCGCCACATCAATTCGGGATACCAGTGGCAGGAAGCTCACCCGGCGGTCAAGGCGCACTTCGAGTCCTCGTCGGACAGGGTGGCGCAGTTCGTCGCGCAATGCTGCACGGTCGGTGTGCGCTCGATGGCCAAAGCGGTGGGTGGCACCTCCGTCGTCCGCCGCGAGCGCGGCCCGGGAATGAGCGTCGAAGACTCTTGGCTTGTCGGTGAACCGCTACCGATTAAGAGTCTGTTCAAGGCGTTTGACACGTTCCGGACAGGTGAAGGCCAATCAGGCGGAATGAACCTGAAGACGTTCCGTGGCCGCATCGAGACACTCCCCGGGGTGCGTCTCGATGCGCGGAACGTTGCGGGCGCGCGCGTCAGCAACATCGCGGTCAAGCCACAGGAAGAGTGGGGAGGCAGCGCCGACACGTACGGCACGTTGATCCCACTGCTGTTCCCGAACGATGACGGAGGGGACGACTCGGACACCCCGTGCAACGTCACGCCTATCAGGGGCGACGTAGCGGTGACACCGCCTCCTCCTCCGCTTGATGACGATGGCGACGAGGACGACGGCGATGCGGATCCTCGCGGGGGCGGAACCCCACCTCCAGCACCCGCGCCCAAGCCGACCCCGGCGGCACCTACACCTGCGGCCAAGGGGAAGCCGAAGGCCGCGCCGACTGTCGGCTCGGCTGTCGATGAACTCCTCCACAAGCTCGGCCCAGAGGCCAAGTTCCGCCCGTTCGTCCTCGAAAGCTTGATTGAGCGCGCCGAGTCCGAGGCTCGCGCGCACGGCGGTGAGCCCGCCGTCGAGGAGCTGCGCTCCCGCGTCACCAAGCTCCGCGCCGAGCTGGACGAGCGGCTGGCACGGACAAACATCTGGGGAATCACGAGCAGAAGCGACTACCGCACCCAGGGGGACGTGACGGGCCGTGACTAG